The proteins below are encoded in one region of Akkermansiaceae bacterium:
- a CDS encoding ATP-binding protein, translating into MNLQLDRKFAAYLNDGGVPEAQGLIAAHARQLLSGYVDILLLRDVVERHGISNPTALRWMLRRLLSAPASLFSVTKFAADLKSQGIPVGRETLYEFLDHLEDAFLLKSVPVATDSEKRRQVNPRKIYPADTALIPVYDRSGKANTGHALETAVFIELQRRGAEVSYVKTTRGYEVDFLARIPDGSEALIQVCQSIDDAATRAREVRALQDAAVDHPQASLLLLILETSLPYPEIPAGTQLMTAWQWMLAR; encoded by the coding sequence ATGAACCTGCAGCTTGATCGAAAGTTCGCGGCGTATCTCAATGACGGAGGGGTTCCAGAGGCGCAGGGTCTGATAGCTGCGCATGCGCGGCAGCTGCTGTCGGGATACGTCGATATCCTATTGCTACGGGATGTGGTTGAGCGCCATGGAATATCCAATCCCACCGCCTTGCGCTGGATGCTGCGCCGTTTACTGAGTGCGCCGGCGTCTCTCTTTTCAGTCACAAAATTTGCCGCCGACCTGAAATCCCAAGGCATCCCGGTGGGGCGCGAAACCCTGTATGAATTTCTCGACCATCTTGAAGACGCCTTTCTCCTGAAATCGGTGCCTGTCGCCACCGACTCCGAAAAACGCCGACAGGTCAACCCCCGCAAAATCTACCCCGCCGACACGGCATTGATCCCGGTGTATGATCGGAGCGGAAAAGCCAACACGGGGCATGCCCTGGAAACCGCCGTGTTTATCGAACTTCAGCGTCGTGGCGCAGAGGTCAGTTATGTGAAAACAACCCGTGGATACGAAGTGGATTTCCTCGCCCGCATCCCCGACGGATCGGAGGCCCTGATTCAAGTTTGTCAATCGATTGATGACGCCGCCACCCGCGCCCGTGAAGTCCGGGCACTTCAGGATGCGGCGGTCGATCACCCGCAAGCTTCCCTGCTGCTGCTCATTCTTGAAACCAGCCTGCCCTATCCTGAAATCCCAGCCGGCACCCAACTGATGACGGCGTGGCAATGGATGCTCGCCCGGTAA